One Ensifer adhaerens genomic window, GTCTCAGCGGCATTGAGTTTCAAAGAAGGCTATCTGCAGCGGGATCCGAGGTCCCGATCGTGTTCATGACCGGTCATGGCGATGTGTCGATGAGCGTCTCGGCCATGAAAGCTGGGGCGGTCGACTTCCTGTTGAAGCCATTCTGCACGAACGATTTGCTCATGGCCGTCAACACCGCCATCACACGAGGGCGAGAGCAACGCGAGCTGGCTTGCAGGCGCAGATATGTCGCCGAATGCGCGGCAAGCCTCACGCCGCGGGAACGCCAGGTCATGAAACTCGTCACGGACGGGCTCATGAACAAGCAGGTCGCCTATGAACTGCGGATCAGCGAAATCATGGTCAAGCTCCATCGCGGCAGTGCCATGAGAAAGATGCAGGCGCGCTCGCTCGCGGACCTGGTAAAGAAAGTCGAACTCCTGCAGTAAAGCCGAACTCCTGCAGTAACGAGGACCGACAGTGGACCTATGGCGCGTCACAGTCGTCCGGGTCTTCGGTTGATACACGGCACCTTCAGCGCCGCGCGTGCTCGACCGTCCGCACCAACTCCGCCAATGATCTGACCTGCATTTTCCGCATGAGGCTCATGCGGTGGAGCTTGACCGTCATCTCGCTGATCCCAAGCTCGAAGGC contains:
- a CDS encoding response regulator transcription factor; this encodes MSAYQTTDVRIPTDEMVYIIDDDEQLRASLVDFFQTVGIDSDAFVDTTDFNHRADPERTGCLLLDVRLPGLSGIEFQRRLSAAGSEVPIVFMTGHGDVSMSVSAMKAGAVDFLLKPFCTNDLLMAVNTAITRGREQRELACRRRYVAECAASLTPRERQVMKLVTDGLMNKQVAYELRISEIMVKLHRGSAMRKMQARSLADLVKKVELLQ